Proteins encoded by one window of Xanthomonas sp. DAR 80977:
- the ctaD gene encoding cytochrome c oxidase subunit I — translation MAHSAVDHHDEHGHQQSFVERWFFSTNHKDIGTLYLLFSFTMFIIGAAMSVVIRAELAQPGLQFVKPEFFNQMTTVHALVMIFGGVMPAFVGLANWMIPLQIGAPDMALPRMNNWSFWLLPVAFTLLLLTLFLPGGAPAGGWTLYPPLSLQGGYNVAFSVFAIHVAGISSIMGAINIIATVLNMRAPGIDLLKMPIFCWAWLITAFLLIAVMPVLAGAVTMLLTDKFFGTSFFNAAGGGDPVMYQHIFWFFGHPEVYIMILPAFGVVSEIIPTFSRKPLFGYQAMVYAIAAIAFLSFIVWAHHMFTVGMPLGGEIYFMFATMLISIPTGVKVFNWVSTMWQGSLTFEAPMLWAVSFVILFTIGGFSGLMLAIVPADFQYHDTYFVVAHFHYVLVTGAVFGLIAAVYYWWPKWTGRMYSEAWGKFHFWWTMLFVNLLFFPQHFLGLAGMPRRIPDYNVVFADWNLVSSIGAFGMFVTPFLMAGILLASLRNGARAEARAWEGARGLEWTVPSPAPAHTFTLPPVLKPGDLAHDDISH, via the coding sequence ATGGCCCATTCCGCAGTCGATCACCACGACGAGCACGGGCATCAGCAGAGCTTCGTGGAACGGTGGTTCTTCTCCACCAACCACAAGGACATCGGCACGCTGTACCTGCTTTTCAGCTTCACGATGTTCATCATCGGCGCGGCGATGAGCGTGGTGATCCGTGCGGAGCTGGCGCAACCGGGCCTGCAGTTCGTCAAGCCCGAGTTCTTCAACCAGATGACCACCGTGCACGCGCTGGTGATGATCTTCGGCGGGGTGATGCCGGCCTTCGTCGGCCTGGCCAACTGGATGATCCCGCTGCAGATCGGCGCGCCGGACATGGCCCTGCCGCGCATGAACAACTGGTCGTTCTGGCTGCTGCCGGTGGCCTTCACCCTGCTGCTGCTGACCCTGTTCCTGCCCGGCGGCGCGCCGGCCGGCGGCTGGACGCTGTATCCGCCGCTGTCGCTGCAGGGCGGCTACAACGTGGCCTTCAGCGTGTTCGCGATCCACGTCGCCGGCATCAGTTCGATCATGGGCGCGATCAACATCATCGCCACCGTGCTGAACATGCGCGCGCCCGGCATCGACCTGCTGAAGATGCCGATCTTCTGCTGGGCCTGGCTGATCACCGCGTTCCTGCTGATCGCGGTGATGCCGGTGCTGGCCGGCGCGGTGACCATGCTGCTGACCGACAAGTTCTTCGGCACCAGCTTCTTCAACGCCGCCGGCGGCGGCGACCCGGTGATGTACCAGCACATCTTCTGGTTCTTCGGCCATCCCGAGGTCTACATCATGATCCTGCCGGCGTTCGGCGTGGTCAGCGAGATCATCCCGACCTTCAGCCGCAAGCCGCTGTTCGGCTACCAGGCGATGGTGTACGCGATCGCCGCGATCGCGTTCCTGAGCTTCATCGTCTGGGCCCACCACATGTTCACCGTGGGCATGCCGCTGGGCGGCGAGATCTACTTCATGTTCGCCACCATGCTGATCTCCATTCCCACCGGGGTGAAGGTGTTCAACTGGGTCAGCACCATGTGGCAGGGCTCGTTGACCTTCGAGGCGCCGATGCTGTGGGCGGTGTCGTTCGTCATCCTGTTCACCATCGGCGGCTTCTCCGGGCTGATGCTGGCGATCGTGCCGGCCGACTTCCAGTACCACGACACCTATTTCGTGGTCGCGCACTTCCACTACGTGCTGGTCACCGGCGCGGTGTTCGGGCTGATCGCCGCGGTGTACTACTGGTGGCCGAAGTGGACCGGGCGCATGTACAGCGAGGCCTGGGGCAAGTTCCATTTCTGGTGGACGATGCTGTTCGTCAACCTGCTGTTCTTCCCGCAGCACTTCCTCGGCCTGGCCGGCATGCCGCGGCGCATCCCCGACTACAACGTGGTGTTCGCCGACTGGAACCTGGTCAGCTCGATCGGCGCGTTCGGCATGTTCGTCACCCCGTTCCTGATGGCCGGCATCCTGCTGGCGTCGCTGCGCAACGGCGCGCGCGCCGAGGCGCGGGCCTGGGAAGGCGCGCGCGGCCTGGAGTGGACCGTGCCGTCGCCGGCGCCGGCGCATACCTTCACCCTGCCGCCGGTGCTCAAGCCCGGCGACCTGGCCCACGACGACATCAGCCACTGA
- a CDS encoding cytochrome c oxidase assembly protein has protein sequence MSAPAPQVHNSAGLFKLVGVALAVFVLTFSLVPLYRIACEKVFGVRLERGPGEGPQAGKPLLGKRTVKVEFDGGVNSKLPWSFHPEQMTMQVVPGELNEALYYARNDSERAIVGSAVPSVAPARASGYFTKTECFCFTAQTLQAGEKRDMPVRFIVDPNLPGDITTITLSYTFFKNDALSAELGSPKLAGSARAAP, from the coding sequence ATGAGCGCGCCGGCGCCGCAGGTGCACAACAGCGCCGGGCTGTTCAAGCTGGTCGGCGTGGCGCTGGCGGTGTTCGTGCTGACCTTCTCGCTGGTGCCGCTGTACCGCATCGCCTGCGAGAAGGTGTTCGGCGTGCGCCTGGAGCGCGGCCCTGGCGAAGGCCCGCAGGCGGGCAAGCCGCTGCTCGGCAAGCGCACGGTCAAGGTCGAGTTCGACGGCGGCGTGAATTCCAAGCTGCCGTGGTCGTTCCATCCCGAGCAGATGACCATGCAGGTGGTGCCCGGCGAACTCAACGAAGCGCTGTACTACGCGCGCAACGACAGCGAACGCGCGATCGTCGGTAGCGCGGTGCCGTCGGTGGCGCCGGCGCGCGCTTCGGGCTACTTCACCAAGACCGAGTGTTTCTGCTTCACCGCGCAGACCCTGCAGGCCGGCGAGAAGCGCGACATGCCGGTGCGCTTCATCGTCGATCCGAACCTGCCCGGCGACATCACCACCATCACCCTGTCGTACACCTTCTTCAAGAACGATGCGCTGAGCGCGGAACTGGGATCGCCGAAACTGGCCGGTTCCGCGCGCGCGGCCCCCTGA